The Coffea arabica cultivar ET-39 chromosome 3c, Coffea Arabica ET-39 HiFi, whole genome shotgun sequence genome contains a region encoding:
- the LOC113723507 gene encoding putative late blight resistance protein homolog R1B-17: protein MAQDGIPLIKETVVDISDEEQVITDQLTKGSARLGIVSIVGMPGIGKTTMAWKLFNCPKVLSHFHCRAWCTVSQEYEKKELLLEILGGIHGLNENICQMSKEDLQLKLRQCLLRNKFLIVMDDVWDAGVWNELKISFPDDANGSRVLITSRHHDVALQIEPNGDPHSLRLFSDDESWNLIVGRVFQGESCPEELLLVGKEIAQKCKGLPLAVVAISGLLRRIENSRESWEKIAKSLIAKVMEDPKARCMEILELSYKYLPGYLKPCFIYLGVFLEDKDIPVSKLTRFWLAEGFIHDSELKSLEGIAEGYLMELISRSLVEVSKRRSNGMVKSCRLHDLLRDFCQLKARAENFFQLVTRFDEPYVSFPSSDFGFEFDFGHHSDPVTYEAYRLCIFLKRVHFVVSRPFGLGTRSLIFFPSADSEPRCPYDISFICSNFKLLRVLDFECINLGITFPADISLLVHLRYLAVTGYMQTIPQSIANLQKLETFVVKGLRGLVVLPDTIWHMARLRHLHVNMHVAFKLDDEGLEGCSQLGNLVSFSRLSLSCGEDVESIIKRLPNLQKLRCIFFHPQGSSKNSYQFPRLDFLTHLVSLNVFYYGSAITREFILPSNLRKLTLSNFRLPWSHISTIGRLPNLEVLKLLLGAFEGLTWDMEEEQFKELKFLMLDNLNVSQWNATCDHLPKLQRLVLQNCKDLEEIPYDFADIGTLEVIEVHWCGQSSEESAKWIAEATGDIKVLISSSYFR, encoded by the coding sequence ATGGCACAGGATGGAATCCCATTAATCAAGGAAACGGTGGTGGATATCAGTGATGAAGAACAAGTTATAACTGATCAACTCACCAAAGGATCCGCACGGTTGGGTATTGTTTCTATTGTGGGAATGCCGGGTATTGGCAAAACAACAATGGCTTGGAAACTGTTTAACTGCCCAAAGGTTCTGTCTCACTTTCATTGTCGGGCATGGTGTACAGTTTCACAAGAATATGAGAAAAAAGAACTGTTGCTTGAGATATTAGGTGGCATTCATGGGCTTAATGAGAATATTTGTCAAATGAGTAAGGAAGATCTCCAACTAAAATTGCGTCAGTGCTTGTTGAGAAACAAGTTTCTCATAGTTATGGATGACGTGTGGGATGCTGGAGtttggaatgagttaaaaatttCATTCCCTGATGATGCGAATGGAAGTAGAGTTTTGATAACCAGCCGTCATCATGATGTGGCCTTGCAAATTGAACCAAATGGTGATCCTCATTCTCTACGCTTATTTTCCGATGATGAAAGCTGGAACTTAATAGTAGGGAGAGTATTCCAAGGTGAATCTTGTCCCGAAGAATTGTTGCTAGTCGGaaaggaaattgcccaaaagTGTAAAGGATTACCTCTTGCTGTAGTTGCAATATCTGGTCTCCTCCGAAGGATAGAAAACAGCAGAGAATCGTGGGAGAAAATTGCAAAAAGCTTGATTGCAAAAGTAATGGAAGATCCAAAAGCTCGGTGCATGGAAATCTTAGAATTGAGTTACAAATACTTACCCGGATATCTAAAACCgtgctttatttatttgggaGTTTTCCTTGAAGACAAGGATATTCCTGTTAGCAAGTTGACACGGTTTTGGCTTGCTGAAGGTTTCATTCATGACTCTGAGTTGAAGAGCTTAGAAGGTATTGCCGAAGGTTACTTGATGGAGTTGATTAGCAGAAGCCTGGTGGAAGTCTCCAAAAGAAGATCCAACGGAATGGTCAAATCATGTCGCTTGCATGATCTGTTACGTGATTTTTGTCAGTTAAAAGCCAGAGCAGAGAACTTCTTCCAGCTAGTAACCAGGTTTGATGAGCCATATGTTTCTTTTCCTAGTTCAGATTTTggttttgaatttgattttggcCATCATTCTGATCCTGTAACATATGAGGCCTACCGATTGtgcattttcttgaagcgaGTTCATTTTGTTGTATCGAGACCTTTTGGCCTGGGCACTCGTTCTTTGATATTCTTCCCCTCAGCTGATTCAGAGCCCAGATGTCCATATGACATCTCATTCATTTGTAGCAACTTCAAACTTCTGCGGGTGTTAGATTTTGAATGCATCAACCTGGGTATCACCTTCCCTGCTGACATTTCGTTACTGGTCCATTTGAGGTACTTGGCAGTTACTGGATATATGCAAACTATTCCACAATCCATTGCCAATCTCCAAAAACTAGAAACTTTTGTCGTGAAGGGATTACGTGGTCTGGTTGTTTTACCAGATACTATTTGGCACATGGCACGGTTGAGGCATCTtcatgtgaatatgcatgttgCTTTCAAATTGGATGATGAAGGGCTTGAAGGCTGCTCTCAGTTGGGAAATTTGGTCAGCTTTTcccgtctctctctctcttgtggtGAAGATGTAGAATCAATAATAAAGAGGTTGCCAAATCTGCAGAAACTGAGATGCATATTCTTTCATCCACAGGGTTCTTCGAAGAATTCCTATCAGTTTCCAAGATTAGATTTTCTAACTCATTTGGTATCACTCAATGTATTTTACTACGGAAGCGCTATTACCAGGGAATTCATTCTCCCGTCCAATCTGAGGAAATTGACTCTTTCAAACTTTCGTCTACCATGGAGTCATATATCAACAATTGGGAGACTACCCAACCTGGAAGTTCTCAAATTGCTTCTTGGTGCCTTTGAGGGGCTGACATGGGACATGGAGGAAGAACAGTTCAAGGAACTCAAATTCTTGATGTTAGACAATCTGAACGTTTCTCAATGGAATGCGACTTGTGATCACCTTCCCAAACTTCAACGGCTTGTCTTGCAAAATTGCAAAGACCTCGAGGAAATCCCGTATGATTTTGCAGACATAGGTACCCTGGAAGTGATTGAAGTGCACTGGTGCGGACAATCATCAGAAGAGTCTGCAAAATGGATTGCGGAAGCAACTGGGGACATCAAAGTGCTTATTAGTAGTTCATATTTTAGATGA